One uncultured Pseudodesulfovibrio sp. genomic window carries:
- a CDS encoding DUF4197 domain-containing protein, which yields MPVKYPVLPTLTLLLVLTLTWSAAPASAGWGDALKAAGDAGAKAAGLSVTPSQIESAFRELLSMGADSAVESLSADGGFSQLAATSLSLPDSYQKIAETVAPNLLANLNSAAESAVPAIGELFQKTIKTMEFANPSGLLSGKDDAVTSYFEDSARSGLSTNAAPLIKSALEQAGAGTALNAAQKLSAMTGTDFDPVSYLTEKTLDSMFLYMAKTEKDVRSGDLAVTSELLQKVF from the coding sequence ATGCCCGTCAAATATCCCGTTCTCCCCACCCTTACTCTCTTGCTCGTCCTGACCCTGACGTGGTCCGCCGCACCGGCCTCGGCCGGATGGGGCGACGCGCTCAAAGCCGCGGGTGACGCCGGGGCCAAGGCCGCCGGGTTGTCCGTAACCCCGTCCCAGATAGAGAGCGCCTTCCGCGAACTGCTCTCCATGGGCGCGGATTCCGCTGTGGAGTCCCTCTCCGCGGACGGCGGCTTCTCTCAACTCGCAGCCACGTCGCTGTCCCTCCCGGACAGTTACCAAAAGATTGCCGAAACAGTGGCCCCCAACCTTTTGGCCAACCTGAACTCGGCGGCCGAATCAGCTGTGCCGGCCATCGGCGAACTGTTTCAGAAAACCATCAAAACCATGGAATTCGCCAACCCGAGCGGACTGCTGTCCGGCAAGGATGACGCTGTGACCAGTTATTTTGAGGACAGCGCCCGGTCCGGCCTGAGCACCAACGCCGCCCCGCTGATCAAGTCCGCCCTGGAACAGGCCGGAGCCGGCACGGCCCTCAACGCCGCGCAAAAGCTTTCCGCCATGACCGGAACGGACTTCGACCCGGTGAGCTATCTGACCGAAAAAACCCTGGACTCCATGTTCCTGTATATGGCCAAGACCGAAAAGGACGTCCGCTCGGGCGACTTGGCCGTGACCAGCGAACTCCTGCAAAAAGTCTTCTAG
- a CDS encoding DUF1786 domain-containing protein produces MTTTLCLDIGSGTQDVLLYSPDREIENCPKFVIPSPALQIGRRIEALRMQGKPIWLHGSNMGGGVTRFVNGHLKAGLKVATSESAAYTMADDLTRMASMGIDMAEECPDGYSPVRLTDFDEAWWRRFLDAAELPWPDQIAACAQDHGFHPGQSNRMGRFKLWQAMLSDGEGRPEALVYSKPPSMLTRLADLQRDIGGGPVADTGAAAVLGALYVDEIERLSHERGITLVNIGNSHLIAFLLFGGRIHGVYEQHTGCVDGEKLWADLAAFRCGCLSFEQVFDEKGHGCLCLDLPAEADGFAPTFVIGPRRAMLEGYDVDFPAPGGDMMLAGCFGLIKGLAMQR; encoded by the coding sequence GTGACAACCACACTCTGCCTCGACATCGGCAGCGGCACGCAGGACGTGCTGCTGTACTCCCCTGACAGGGAGATAGAAAACTGTCCCAAATTCGTCATCCCTTCCCCGGCCCTGCAGATCGGCCGCCGCATCGAGGCCCTGCGCATGCAGGGCAAGCCCATCTGGTTGCACGGCAGCAACATGGGCGGCGGCGTGACCCGGTTCGTGAACGGTCACCTCAAGGCGGGGCTGAAGGTGGCCACAAGCGAAAGCGCGGCCTACACCATGGCAGACGACCTGACGCGCATGGCCTCCATGGGCATCGACATGGCCGAAGAGTGTCCGGACGGATATAGCCCGGTCCGGCTGACCGATTTCGACGAGGCGTGGTGGCGCCGCTTCCTGGATGCCGCCGAACTGCCCTGGCCCGACCAGATCGCTGCCTGCGCCCAGGACCACGGATTCCACCCCGGACAATCCAACCGCATGGGCCGTTTCAAGTTGTGGCAGGCCATGCTCAGTGACGGCGAAGGCCGCCCAGAGGCCCTGGTCTACTCCAAACCGCCCTCCATGCTGACCCGCCTTGCGGACCTGCAACGGGACATCGGCGGTGGACCCGTGGCCGACACCGGCGCGGCCGCCGTGCTGGGTGCGCTCTATGTAGACGAGATCGAACGGCTGAGCCATGAGCGCGGCATCACCCTGGTCAACATCGGCAACTCGCACCTGATCGCCTTCCTGCTCTTCGGCGGGCGCATTCACGGCGTGTACGAACAGCACACCGGATGCGTGGACGGCGAGAAACTATGGGCCGATCTGGCCGCCTTCCGCTGCGGCTGCCTTTCCTTCGAGCAGGTCTTCGACGAGAAGGGACATGGCTGCCTCTGCCTGGACCTGCCCGCCGAGGCGGACGGGTTCGCCCCCACCTTCGTCATCGGACCCCGCAGGGCCATGCTCGAAGGGTATGATGTGGACTTCCCGGCTCCGGGCGGCGACATGATGTTGGCCGGTTGCTTCGGACTGATCAAAGGGCTGGCCATGCAGCGCTAG